A single Parabacteroides timonensis DNA region contains:
- a CDS encoding UDP-glucuronic acid decarboxylase family protein: MKQILVTGGAGFIGSHLCERLLKDGNNVICMDNYFTGCKQNVIHLLDNPYFELVRHDVTFPYYVEVDEIYNLACPASPIHYQFDPVSTTKTSVIGAINMLGLAKRTKARILQASTSEVYGDPFVHPQEESYWGNVNPIGVRSCYDEGKRCAETLFMDYHRQNKVDIKIIRIFNTYGPRMRPDDGRVVSNFIMQALKGDDITIYGDGKQTRSFQYVDDLIEGMIRMMASKDFTGPVNLGNPREFTMIELAEMVLRMTNSKSKLVFKPLPADDPKQRKPNISLAKEKLNGWEPNIRLEEGLVETIKYFKSL, translated from the coding sequence ATGAAACAGATTTTAGTTACCGGAGGAGCAGGCTTTATTGGCTCTCATCTTTGTGAACGCCTGCTGAAAGACGGAAACAATGTGATTTGTATGGATAATTATTTTACAGGTTGCAAACAAAATGTTATTCATTTATTGGACAATCCCTATTTTGAACTGGTCCGCCACGATGTGACGTTTCCTTATTACGTGGAAGTTGACGAGATCTATAATCTGGCTTGCCCGGCATCGCCTATACATTATCAGTTCGATCCGGTGAGTACGACTAAAACTTCTGTTATCGGTGCTATTAATATGCTAGGGTTGGCTAAACGTACAAAAGCTCGTATCCTTCAGGCTTCAACGAGTGAGGTATATGGTGATCCGTTCGTTCATCCACAGGAAGAAAGTTACTGGGGGAATGTAAATCCGATAGGTGTACGGAGTTGTTATGACGAAGGAAAACGATGTGCGGAAACGTTGTTCATGGATTATCATAGACAAAATAAAGTAGACATCAAGATTATCCGTATCTTCAATACTTATGGCCCCCGTATGCGGCCGGATGATGGAAGAGTTGTTTCCAACTTCATCATGCAGGCTCTGAAAGGAGATGATATCACCATCTATGGGGATGGAAAGCAGACCCGTAGTTTTCAATATGTGGATGACCTGATTGAAGGCATGATCCGTATGATGGCATCTAAAGACTTCACCGGCCCTGTTAATTTAGGTAATCCGAGAGAATTTACTATGATAGAATTGGCTGAGATGGTCCTTAGAATGACTAACTCAAAATCAAAACTCGTATTTAAACCTCTTCCTGCTGACGATCCTAAACAGCGTAAACCGAATATTTCTTTAGCCAAAGAAAAACTGAATGGTTGGGAACCGAATATTCGTTTGGAGGAGGGTTTGGTAGAGACGATTAAGTATTTCAAAAGTCTTTAA
- a CDS encoding UDP-glucose dehydrogenase family protein — translation MKIAIVGTGYVGLVTGTCFAEMGTEVFCVDVNTEKIENLKKGIIPIYEPGLEEMVHRNQQAGRLHFTTDLTECLDEVEVLFSAVGTPPDEDGSADLKYVLEVARTVGRNIKKHILVVTKSTVPVGTAKKVRQAIQDELDKRGIQIEFDVASNPEFLKEGAAISDFMSPDRVVVGVESERAEELMTRLYRPFLLNNFRVIFMDVPSAEMTKYAANAMLATRISFMNDVANLCEIVGADINMVRKGIGSDNRIGNRFLYAGIGYGGSCFPKDVKALINTAKLNNYPMRILQAVEEVNDEQKSLLFRKLEKHFNGDLKGKRVALWGLAFKPETDDMREAPSLVLIEKLLAAGCEVYAYDPVAVEETKRRIGDSIHYAKDIYDAVVDADALMLVTEWKEFRMPSWSAVKKLMATPLVLDGRNIYDIKEMEGNGFVYHCIGR, via the coding sequence ATGAAAATAGCGATAGTAGGTACAGGCTATGTAGGCCTGGTGACCGGAACCTGTTTTGCCGAGATGGGTACCGAAGTTTTTTGTGTAGACGTAAATACCGAAAAAATTGAGAACCTAAAAAAAGGCATAATTCCTATCTACGAACCTGGCCTCGAAGAAATGGTTCATCGTAACCAGCAGGCCGGCAGATTACATTTTACAACCGATTTGACAGAGTGTCTGGATGAGGTAGAAGTCTTGTTCAGTGCCGTAGGTACACCTCCTGATGAAGATGGTAGTGCAGACTTGAAGTATGTGCTTGAAGTTGCCCGTACTGTCGGTCGTAATATCAAGAAACATATTCTGGTGGTGACAAAGAGTACGGTGCCTGTGGGTACTGCAAAAAAGGTGCGCCAGGCTATTCAGGATGAGTTGGATAAGCGGGGAATACAGATTGAATTTGATGTTGCTTCCAATCCGGAATTCCTGAAAGAAGGAGCTGCGATCAGTGACTTTATGAGTCCGGATCGTGTTGTTGTTGGTGTCGAGTCGGAACGTGCAGAAGAGTTGATGACTCGTTTGTATCGTCCTTTCCTTTTAAATAATTTCCGTGTAATTTTTATGGATGTGCCATCTGCAGAGATGACCAAATATGCTGCAAACGCAATGTTGGCTACCCGCATCAGCTTTATGAATGATGTGGCTAACCTATGTGAAATTGTTGGTGCCGATATAAATATGGTGCGTAAAGGCATTGGTTCAGATAATCGTATTGGCAATCGTTTTTTATATGCAGGTATCGGTTATGGTGGTTCTTGTTTCCCGAAAGATGTGAAAGCATTGATCAATACCGCAAAATTGAATAATTACCCAATGCGTATTCTTCAGGCAGTAGAAGAAGTAAATGATGAGCAAAAATCACTTTTATTCCGTAAATTGGAAAAACATTTTAATGGAGATCTGAAGGGTAAGCGTGTTGCTCTCTGGGGATTGGCATTTAAGCCGGAAACCGATGATATGCGTGAAGCTCCGTCATTAGTTTTAATAGAAAAACTACTAGCCGCGGGTTGTGAGGTGTATGCTTATGATCCGGTAGCTGTAGAAGAAACAAAGCGTCGTATCGGCGACTCGATCCATTATGCAAAGGATATCTATGATGCCGTGGTGGATGCCGATGCCTTGATGCTTGTAACGGAATGGAAAGAATTCCGTATGCCTTCCTGGTCTGCTGTAAAGAAGCTGATGGCTACCCCGTTAGTTCTTGATGGCCGTAATATTTATGATATTAAGGAGATGGAAGGAAATGGGTTTGTTTATCATTGTATAGGAAGGTAA
- a CDS encoding lipopolysaccharide biosynthesis protein — protein sequence MGIVIRQSIKGTIINYIGAFIGFLTTFFIQTRFLRADEIGLLSVIYEAGMMFAALAMLGTNSSAVRFFPYFKDEKKKHNGFFFYMLFLPFIGLLIFIPLYLILHTPINDYFSKNSALFINYYYWIIPLILFLLYWIVFECYASLLLKIAIPKFIREVVLRVLLLIIYLLYGLNIIGIDGLVGCYIGVYGIGALCCFYYISRIGTVSLRHDYSYVERPLRKQVFKYTAYLVIGALSGGIVGRLDLFMVSAQLGLDYAGIYRIAFYIVAVIGIPSQSISTIASPLAADLLAKENFNEANELYKKVALHQFIAGSLVFLFIWINIDNIFSIIPNGEVYKIGKWVVFYMALAKIIEITLSFGGSLISFSRYYYWGLYFTFFITGITILGNNLLIPIWGVTGAALATAITTLISYGLQQWLLFIKIKANPYSIGFVKQLGVVFFLWFANMALPTLENPWFDCIYRSILLGIGAVSLLYIFKVSTDLNLLIRNIIRLNK from the coding sequence ATGGGAATAGTTATAAGGCAAAGTATAAAAGGAACTATTATAAATTATATTGGGGCCTTTATCGGTTTTCTTACTACTTTCTTTATTCAAACCCGGTTTCTTCGTGCAGATGAAATCGGGCTTTTAAGTGTTATTTATGAGGCAGGAATGATGTTTGCGGCATTGGCAATGTTGGGAACAAATTCTTCTGCAGTACGTTTCTTCCCATATTTTAAAGATGAAAAGAAAAAACATAATGGTTTTTTCTTTTACATGTTATTTCTTCCATTTATAGGGCTATTGATTTTTATACCTTTATATCTTATTTTGCATACGCCAATAAATGATTATTTTTCCAAGAATTCAGCTCTTTTTATAAATTACTATTACTGGATTATTCCTCTAATTTTATTTTTACTGTATTGGATTGTATTTGAATGTTATGCATCATTGCTATTAAAAATTGCTATTCCTAAATTTATTCGTGAAGTAGTTTTAAGAGTATTATTATTGATCATTTATTTATTATATGGCTTAAATATTATAGGAATAGATGGTTTAGTTGGATGCTATATAGGTGTATATGGAATTGGTGCATTATGTTGTTTTTATTATATATCCAGGATAGGAACAGTTTCTTTACGACATGATTATTCATATGTAGAAAGACCTTTAAGGAAACAAGTTTTTAAATATACTGCTTATTTAGTCATAGGTGCTTTAAGTGGAGGTATAGTAGGAAGGCTTGATTTGTTTATGGTAAGTGCTCAGTTGGGATTAGATTATGCTGGTATCTATAGAATTGCATTTTATATTGTAGCAGTTATTGGTATCCCTTCACAATCTATTAGTACGATCGCTTCTCCTTTGGCTGCAGATTTATTAGCAAAAGAAAATTTTAATGAAGCAAATGAGTTATATAAAAAAGTTGCATTACATCAGTTTATTGCAGGTAGTTTAGTGTTTTTATTTATTTGGATTAATATTGATAATATATTTTCTATTATTCCTAATGGAGAGGTCTATAAAATAGGCAAATGGGTCGTTTTTTATATGGCATTGGCAAAGATCATAGAAATTACACTTTCCTTTGGAGGAAGTCTGATCAGTTTTTCTCGGTATTATTATTGGGGATTGTACTTTACTTTCTTTATAACAGGAATAACGATTTTAGGGAATAATCTTTTAATCCCTATATGGGGAGTTACAGGGGCTGCTTTGGCTACTGCTATCACAACTCTTATTTCCTATGGTTTACAGCAATGGTTGCTTTTTATAAAAATAAAAGCAAATCCTTATTCAATAGGATTTGTTAAGCAATTGGGAGTGGTGTTCTTTTTGTGGTTTGCAAATATGGCATTACCAACATTGGAGAATCCCTGGTTTGATTGTATTTATCGTTCAATTCTATTAGGTATTGGAGCAGTCTCTCTCTTGTATATTTTTAAAGTATCTACTGATCTTAATTTGTTGATAAGGAATATTATACGATTAAATAAATGA